From the genome of Bacteroides sp. MSB163, one region includes:
- a CDS encoding YtxH domain-containing protein: METSKSNFLIGLAIGSAIGALAQRFSRTAKAKMLKKKIHNAMAKIADRAESLAETVRDKALDAGTKTADKVADATFDVAEKADTLKSKVHAAALEAKK; this comes from the coding sequence ATGGAAACTAGTAAATCTAACTTTTTGATTGGGCTGGCAATAGGTTCGGCTATCGGAGCACTTGCTCAACGTTTTTCACGTACGGCAAAAGCCAAGATGCTAAAAAAGAAAATTCACAATGCCATGGCAAAGATTGCCGATCGTGCTGAAAGCCTTGCAGAAACCGTGAGAGACAAAGCACTGGATGCAGGGACCAAAACCGCCGATAAGGTTGCAGATGCGACCTTTGACGTTGCCGAAAAGGCTGACACCCTGAAAAGTAAAGTCCATGCAGCTGCTTTAGAAGCCAAAAAATAG
- a CDS encoding GlsB/YeaQ/YmgE family stress response membrane protein — MYFIWYIIIGIVAGLIAGKIMRGGGFGLLINLLVGIVGGVLGGWVFGLLGITTTGLLGSLFTSVIGAVLLLWIISFFRHPRRTDI, encoded by the coding sequence ATGTATTTTATTTGGTACATTATCATTGGAATCGTTGCCGGACTCATAGCCGGCAAGATTATGAGAGGAGGCGGTTTCGGACTTCTCATTAACCTACTCGTAGGTATTGTAGGTGGCGTATTGGGTGGCTGGGTATTCGGCTTGTTGGGAATTACTACCACAGGCCTTCTGGGTAGCCTTTTCACCTCTGTTATCGGTGCAGTTCTATTATTGTGGATCATATCCTTCTTTCGTCATCCCAGAAGAACTGATATTTAA
- a CDS encoding histidine-type phosphatase: MKGLLLIGIFMFCPVSILWGQDRIKQYAGTAMPYPVVKDSFGFFQDSMVPFYINHLGRHGARFPTSGKALNRVKEILELAQRENRLTSGGVTLLSTIQNLSETFDGQWGKLSVVGEEEQRGIARRMIERYPQLFSDSAKVQAIATYVPRCIHSMDAFLACMVEFNSSLHIQRNEGKQYNDILRFFDLNQSYVDYKENGDWRPIYETFMRRKISPASVMKNFFLESGQETDKEAEEFVMALFSIAAILPDTGTPINLDGLFTIGEWDNYWQTQNLRQYMSKSSSPVGRMLPVAIAWPLLSEFIHSADEVIKGKSDTRANFRFAHAETVIPFVALMGIEGTDVKVVVLDSVSKYWKDYEIAPMAANVQWIFYHDKAREIWVKFLLNEKEMTLPVSTSRFPYYRWETVCMYLKKRVEMAKKVLESFSDDCK; encoded by the coding sequence ATGAAAGGATTATTGTTAATTGGAATTTTTATGTTTTGCCCCGTTTCCATCTTATGGGGACAGGATAGGATAAAGCAATACGCAGGGACAGCCATGCCGTATCCTGTTGTGAAAGACTCGTTTGGCTTTTTTCAGGATAGTATGGTTCCGTTTTATATTAATCATCTGGGAAGACATGGAGCGCGTTTTCCAACTTCAGGAAAGGCTTTGAATAGAGTGAAGGAGATTTTGGAATTGGCTCAGCGAGAAAATAGGCTAACATCAGGAGGGGTAACCTTGCTTTCTACAATACAGAATCTATCGGAAACTTTTGACGGACAATGGGGGAAGTTATCAGTGGTGGGAGAGGAGGAACAACGGGGTATTGCCAGACGTATGATAGAACGCTATCCACAGTTATTCAGTGATTCTGCCAAAGTGCAGGCAATTGCGACATATGTTCCCCGTTGCATACATAGTATGGATGCATTTCTTGCTTGTATGGTGGAGTTTAATTCTTCTTTACACATACAACGCAATGAAGGGAAGCAATATAATGATATTCTTCGTTTCTTCGATTTAAACCAATCTTATGTTGATTATAAAGAAAATGGTGATTGGCGTCCTATATACGAGACTTTTATGCGACGAAAGATTTCTCCTGCTTCTGTTATGAAAAACTTCTTTCTGGAATCAGGGCAGGAAACAGATAAGGAGGCAGAGGAATTTGTCATGGCTTTATTCTCCATTGCTGCCATACTACCAGATACAGGTACTCCGATAAATTTGGATGGTCTTTTCACAATAGGTGAATGGGATAATTACTGGCAGACTCAGAATTTGCGACAATATATGAGTAAAAGTTCTTCGCCGGTTGGGCGAATGTTGCCTGTTGCAATTGCATGGCCTCTGCTATCAGAATTTATTCATTCAGCTGATGAAGTGATAAAGGGCAAGTCGGATACCAGGGCGAACTTTCGTTTTGCTCATGCAGAGACAGTTATTCCTTTTGTAGCATTAATGGGTATAGAAGGAACGGATGTTAAAGTTGTTGTTCTTGATTCTGTATCTAAATATTGGAAAGATTATGAGATTGCTCCGATGGCTGCTAATGTACAGTGGATTTTTTATCATGACAAGGCTCGAGAAATATGGGTGAAATTTCTTTTGAATGAAAAAGAAATGACACTTCCTGTTTCAACTTCCCGTTTTCCTTATTATCGATGGGAAACTGTCTGCATGTATTTAAAGAAACGGGTTGAAATGGCGAAAAAGGTACTTGAATCTTTTTCAGATGATTGTAAATAA
- a CDS encoding mechanosensitive ion channel family protein, which translates to MLEREIWGNTLEDWGISILIILGTIVLMKLISFFSRKVLNPFITRTNNRLDDIIYYSLESPVKFAIMLLGIWIAIHRLVSPDSFVKVIDNAYKILIILDITWIFARLSSSLLQIYWGRQSDGQNNKMMPIIRRTILVIVWIIGLVMALSNIGVNIGALLGTLGIGGIAFALAAQDTVKNVFGAFTILTDKPFNIGDTIRVDNIEGTVIDVGVRSTKIMDYNKRIITFPNYKVTDASIINISSEPMRRVVLKLGLTYNTTSEKMKEALNILKAIPKRIENVSSKPSDTTAVFTEYTDSALNIMYIYFIEKQGDILMVTSNVNMEILDSFNKAGIDFAFPTRTIYVEKDELADLAKEKK; encoded by the coding sequence ATGTTAGAAAGAGAAATCTGGGGAAATACTTTAGAAGACTGGGGTATTTCCATACTTATTATTTTAGGAACAATTGTTTTGATGAAGTTAATATCATTCTTCAGCAGAAAAGTACTCAATCCATTTATCACCCGTACCAATAATCGGCTGGATGATATAATTTATTATTCTTTAGAATCACCCGTCAAGTTTGCAATTATGTTATTAGGTATTTGGATAGCTATTCACAGGCTTGTTTCTCCGGATAGTTTTGTAAAAGTAATAGATAATGCTTACAAGATACTGATTATTCTGGATATCACATGGATATTTGCCCGATTATCCAGTAGTTTATTGCAAATCTACTGGGGACGACAATCGGATGGACAAAACAACAAAATGATGCCCATTATCAGACGGACAATACTGGTCATTGTGTGGATAATCGGTCTTGTAATGGCCTTAAGTAATATTGGAGTCAATATTGGTGCATTATTAGGTACTCTGGGTATTGGAGGTATCGCATTTGCCTTAGCAGCCCAAGACACTGTAAAAAATGTGTTCGGCGCTTTCACTATATTGACAGATAAGCCTTTCAACATAGGTGATACGATTCGCGTGGATAATATCGAAGGTACTGTGATTGATGTTGGAGTTCGAAGTACAAAAATCATGGACTACAATAAACGTATCATCACTTTCCCTAATTATAAAGTTACAGATGCTTCTATCATAAATATCTCTTCCGAACCGATGCGTCGAGTCGTCTTGAAACTTGGATTGACATACAACACAACATCTGAAAAAATGAAAGAAGCTTTAAATATACTGAAAGCCATTCCTAAAAGAATAGAAAATGTATCTTCCAAACCATCAGATACCACAGCTGTTTTTACAGAATACACAGACTCTGCACTGAACATCATGTACATATATTTTATAGAAAAACAGGGAGATATTTTAATGGTAACTTCAAATGTAAATATGGAGATTCTAGACTCATTCAATAAAGCAGGCATTGATTTCGCATTCCCAACACGAACGATTTACGTTGAAAAGGATGAATTGGCTGATTTGGCAAAAGAGAAAAAATAG
- a CDS encoding alpha-amylase: protein MENGVMMQYFEWNLPNDGKLWKQLREDASHLHEIGVTAIWIPPAYKADEQQDEGYATYDLYDLGEFEQKGTVRTKYGTKDELKEMIDELHKNKIAVYLDVVLNHKAGGDFTEKFMVVEVDPDQRNKALGKPYEIQGWTGYSFHGRKDKYSDFKWHYYHFSGTGFDDARKRSGIFQIQGEGKAWSDGVDEENGNYDFLLCNDIDLDHPEVVAELDRWGKWVSNELDLDGMRLDAIKHMKDQFVAQFLDTVRSERGDDFYAVGEYWNGDLETLDNYLEAVGHKVNLFDVPLHYNMFQASQEGKDYDLRNILKNTLVEHHCELAVTFVDNHDSQHGSSLESQVEDWFKPLAYGLIFMMKDGYPCLFYGDYYGVKGEKSPHTKIIDILLNARKKYAYGDQVDYFDHPSTVGFIRTGDGEHVNSGLVFLISNDEAGSKTMCLGKEHAGEVWCEITGSIPDEVTLDKEGNGEFSVDARNLAVWVKKA from the coding sequence ATGGAAAATGGAGTAATGATGCAGTATTTTGAGTGGAATCTTCCGAATGACGGAAAGTTGTGGAAACAGTTGAGAGAGGATGCGTCGCATCTACATGAAATAGGTGTGACAGCGATCTGGATACCACCTGCATATAAAGCAGATGAACAGCAGGATGAAGGATATGCTACTTATGATTTGTATGATTTGGGTGAGTTTGAACAAAAAGGAACTGTGAGGACTAAATACGGAACGAAAGATGAATTGAAGGAGATGATTGATGAACTTCACAAAAATAAGATTGCTGTATATCTGGATGTCGTTTTGAATCATAAAGCAGGTGGTGATTTTACGGAAAAGTTTATGGTGGTGGAAGTAGATCCTGATCAAAGAAATAAAGCTTTGGGGAAACCTTATGAAATACAAGGATGGACCGGATATAGCTTTCATGGACGTAAAGATAAATATTCGGATTTTAAGTGGCATTATTATCATTTTTCCGGGACTGGATTTGATGATGCTCGAAAGCGAAGTGGTATATTTCAGATTCAAGGAGAAGGAAAAGCCTGGAGTGATGGTGTAGATGAAGAGAATGGCAATTACGATTTTCTTTTATGTAATGATATTGACCTGGATCACCCTGAGGTTGTCGCCGAACTGGATCGTTGGGGCAAATGGGTTTCAAATGAACTTGATCTTGATGGAATGCGTTTGGATGCAATTAAGCATATGAAAGATCAGTTCGTTGCACAGTTTCTGGATACGGTAAGAAGTGAGAGAGGTGATGACTTCTATGCTGTGGGAGAATATTGGAACGGTGACTTGGAAACATTGGATAATTATCTGGAAGCAGTAGGGCATAAAGTTAACTTGTTTGATGTTCCGTTACATTATAATATGTTTCAGGCATCACAAGAAGGAAAAGATTATGATTTGCGGAATATTCTGAAGAATACTTTAGTGGAGCACCATTGTGAACTTGCTGTGACTTTTGTTGATAATCATGATTCGCAGCATGGAAGTTCTTTGGAATCACAGGTTGAAGATTGGTTCAAGCCATTGGCGTATGGTCTTATTTTTATGATGAAGGATGGTTATCCCTGTTTGTTCTATGGTGATTATTATGGGGTGAAAGGAGAGAAATCGCCACATACTAAAATTATAGATATTCTATTGAATGCAAGGAAAAAGTATGCGTATGGTGATCAAGTTGATTATTTCGACCATCCATCAACCGTAGGCTTTATTCGTACAGGAGATGGGGAACATGTTAATTCAGGCTTGGTATTTTTAATCTCGAATGATGAAGCGGGAAGTAAAACGATGTGTTTAGGGAAAGAACATGCAGGTGAAGTGTGGTGCGAAATTACCGGAAGTATTCCGGATGAAGTAACTTTGGATAAAGAAGGAAATGGAGAGTTCTCTGTGGATGCGCGTAATCTTGCTGTTTGGGTAAAAAAAGCATGA
- a CDS encoding YihY/virulence factor BrkB family protein produces the protein MTEQFIGKKKLSLSLLIKIVKDTGQGFIDDSVTRLSGSLAYATLFSIIPFLSLLVTIGVALHMDLANQLYIQLEPIVGAEVIGALRLIIENAERTDSSASAAIVSLGISIFGATTIFAEIQSSLNSIWGIKAVPKKSWLKYIQNRLLSFSIILVFAFVLLITFSITNIIGDLSNKFMASYPEVAGFIVKVVGQVLNIGVTVIIFVLIFKVLPDAKIKSKDVFIGAVVTTLLLLVGQWGISFYIGIANVGTIYGAAAFMVVFITWIYYSAIIVYAGAEFTKAWANEMGSKIFPDEYAVATKMVEVREP, from the coding sequence ATGACGGAACAATTCATAGGAAAGAAAAAGTTAAGCCTATCCTTATTAATCAAGATTGTAAAGGATACCGGACAAGGGTTTATTGATGATAGTGTCACTAGATTAAGCGGATCGTTAGCTTATGCGACACTATTTTCAATTATCCCCTTTCTTTCTCTTTTAGTTACTATTGGGGTAGCTTTGCATATGGATTTGGCTAATCAGTTGTATATTCAGTTGGAACCGATAGTGGGAGCGGAGGTAATTGGGGCACTTCGCTTAATTATAGAAAATGCAGAAAGAACGGACTCTTCCGCATCTGCAGCTATTGTTAGCCTGGGAATTTCTATATTTGGTGCTACTACCATTTTTGCAGAAATACAAAGTTCCTTAAATTCGATTTGGGGAATAAAGGCCGTGCCAAAGAAGAGTTGGCTGAAATATATTCAGAATCGGTTACTTTCATTCTCGATAATTTTAGTATTTGCTTTCGTGCTTCTGATAACATTTAGTATAACCAATATTATTGGAGACTTGAGCAATAAGTTTATGGCCAGCTATCCGGAAGTGGCAGGGTTTATTGTGAAAGTTGTGGGACAAGTATTAAACATAGGTGTTACAGTTATTATTTTTGTATTGATTTTTAAGGTTCTGCCTGATGCAAAAATAAAAAGTAAGGATGTTTTTATTGGAGCTGTAGTGACAACGCTATTATTGTTGGTAGGGCAATGGGGAATATCCTTTTACATCGGAATTGCGAATGTAGGAACTATCTATGGTGCAGCGGCATTCATGGTTGTTTTTATTACATGGATTTATTATTCTGCCATTATTGTCTACGCAGGTGCAGAGTTCACTAAAGCATGGGCTAATGAAATGGGAAGCAAAATTTTCCCGGATGAATATGCGGTAGCAACGAAAATGGTTGAAGTACGTGAGCCTTGA
- a CDS encoding outer membrane protein, producing the protein MKKLFLLAMIALASVGINAQTVKGEGSLMGNIGYQTNYERFGLGVQGRYAIANNLRIAPDVTFYFPKDKITGLDVSVNFHYVFNFKKDGQGFSVYPLAGIGMQNNFYGKKSMEVDGKEIEIDRSNSTKFAFNLGGGITLPISERSYLNAEARFMFAKDDNVAIMLGYGYRF; encoded by the coding sequence ATGAAAAAATTATTCTTGCTGGCCATGATTGCATTGGCATCTGTGGGCATAAATGCCCAAACAGTTAAAGGTGAAGGCTCTTTGATGGGCAACATCGGTTATCAAACGAACTATGAGAGGTTCGGTTTGGGAGTACAAGGACGTTACGCGATAGCGAATAATCTCCGGATTGCTCCGGATGTAACTTTCTATTTTCCTAAAGACAAGATTACCGGATTGGATGTGAGCGTGAATTTCCATTATGTATTCAATTTCAAGAAAGACGGTCAGGGATTTTCCGTATACCCTCTTGCAGGCATCGGCATGCAAAATAATTTCTATGGGAAAAAGAGTATGGAAGTAGACGGTAAAGAAATAGAAATAGACCGAAGCAACTCCACCAAATTCGCCTTTAATCTGGGAGGGGGTATTACACTACCTATCTCCGAACGTAGTTATCTGAATGCCGAGGCTAGGTTTATGTTTGCCAAGGATGACAATGTAGCTATCATGCTGGGATATGGGTACAGATTCTAA
- a CDS encoding YtxH domain-containing protein, giving the protein MENRNSSLWIGLGIGTVIGTLAYRFSRTSKAKKLKEKVFNAFHKITGQTEDLLDEAKEKVADTGKVVVDKAVDKVQDGADAVKDALKGAKKDVKQGAEKAKTEIKEGYEDVKKRSK; this is encoded by the coding sequence ATGGAAAATAGAAATTCTAGTTTATGGATCGGCCTGGGAATAGGTACGGTCATCGGTACTCTGGCTTATCGTTTCTCACGTACTTCAAAAGCCAAGAAATTGAAGGAAAAAGTATTTAACGCTTTTCATAAGATAACCGGTCAGACGGAAGACCTGTTAGATGAAGCTAAGGAAAAAGTGGCGGATACCGGAAAAGTTGTAGTGGATAAGGCAGTCGATAAAGTTCAAGATGGCGCTGATGCTGTAAAGGACGCATTGAAAGGTGCGAAGAAAGATGTCAAACAAGGAGCTGAAAAGGCCAAGACAGAAATAAAGGAAGGGTATGAAGATGTAAAAAAAAGAAGCAAGTGA
- a CDS encoding NAD(P)/FAD-dependent oxidoreductase produces the protein MDLHSGLPYWIVRNSLLDYFHPLEDDLSTDIVIVGSGITGALMAHELCRAGIECCVIDKRSIATGSSAASTALLQYEIDVPLCRMAKIISEENAATAYHACLQSISDIKKVLKETDVDAGFEQLSSVFYASCSADNKLLEQEYEIRQKHELPVNLLKKQEIRKRYKVKVPGNALVNETSAQMDAYRAATGLLTYHMKENGLKVFTHTNIKKCTETSDGCIMITDKGNKIKCGYVIVATGFEAGQFLPKKIMDLTSTYALISHPVAPEYLWPEHCLIWETADPYLYIRTTDGNRIIVGGEDEKFSDPEHRDSLLRKKIRILERKIRKLFPDIPFKTEMAWCGTFSSTKDGLPFIGNWPGKERIFFDLGYGGNGITFSMIGAQIICHKLQDIKDERSHVFGYDRIEKYW, from the coding sequence ATGGACTTACATTCAGGTTTACCCTATTGGATCGTCAGAAATTCCCTATTGGACTATTTCCACCCTTTGGAGGATGATCTGTCAACAGATATCGTCATCGTAGGTTCGGGTATAACAGGCGCTTTGATGGCACACGAATTGTGTCGTGCCGGAATAGAATGTTGCGTGATTGACAAACGCAGCATCGCAACCGGAAGCTCTGCTGCAAGTACCGCTTTACTACAATATGAAATAGACGTACCCCTCTGCCGGATGGCAAAAATCATCAGCGAAGAAAATGCAGCAACCGCCTATCATGCATGCCTGCAATCCATTTCTGATATAAAGAAAGTACTAAAGGAAACAGATGTCGATGCCGGATTTGAGCAATTGTCCAGCGTCTTTTATGCCAGCTGCTCGGCAGACAACAAACTTCTGGAACAAGAATACGAAATACGGCAAAAGCATGAATTGCCGGTCAATCTGCTCAAGAAACAAGAAATCAGAAAACGATATAAGGTGAAAGTGCCCGGCAATGCCCTGGTGAATGAAACATCCGCACAGATGGATGCCTACAGAGCTGCAACCGGACTGCTCACCTATCATATGAAGGAGAACGGTCTGAAGGTCTTTACCCATACCAACATAAAGAAGTGCACTGAAACATCTGATGGCTGTATCATGATAACAGACAAAGGAAATAAAATTAAGTGCGGATATGTAATCGTAGCCACCGGATTTGAGGCCGGACAATTCCTTCCCAAAAAAATTATGGATTTGACTTCTACTTATGCACTCATATCACATCCGGTAGCCCCCGAATATCTCTGGCCGGAACATTGCCTGATCTGGGAAACAGCCGATCCATATCTTTATATCCGTACCACCGACGGAAACCGTATTATTGTAGGTGGTGAGGATGAAAAGTTCAGCGATCCAGAACACCGTGACTCACTACTCAGAAAGAAAATCCGTATCTTGGAGAGAAAAATCAGAAAACTATTCCCCGATATCCCTTTCAAAACAGAAATGGCATGGTGCGGTACCTTCAGTAGCACCAAAGACGGGCTACCTTTCATCGGCAATTGGCCCGGCAAGGAACGAATATTTTTCGATCTGGGATATGGCGGAAACGGAATCACTTTCAGCATGATCGGAGCGCAAATAATTTGTCATAAGCTGCAAGATATTAAAGATGAACGTAGTCACGTTTTCGGCTATGATAGAATCGAAAAATATTGGTAA